A segment of the Egibacteraceae bacterium genome:
CTGCTGAACTACCTGCAACGCACCGATGTCGAGCGGTACCGATCGCTGATCCAGCGACTCGGCCTCCGCCGATAGCGGTTGATGAGCCGACGCCGGGCCCGATGGCTCGGCGTCGTGTCGTTTCACCCGCGACAAGGGCCCGCACGGCACCGCGGCGTCAGTTGTCAGTGGAGACGTCTGCGACCCCCGCAGCCCTCCCCACTGGGAACTGGCTCCCCCCGGACCCGTCCGCGGGCCGCGATTCCGGCGCCGGACGGCGCCGTGAGAAGGAGGACCCGTACCCATGGGCACGCTTGGCACATATGAAGTCTCCACGAAGATCGGCGACGCGGAGATCCGCTTCGAGACGGGCAAGCTCGCCGGTCAGGCCGGCGGCGCGGTCGTCGCCCACATCGGTGAGACGATCCTGCACGTCACCACCACCACCTCCAGCCGGCCGAAGGAGCACCTCGACTTCCTGCCCCTGACCGTCGACTACGAGGAGCGGATGTACGCCGCCGGCAAGATCCCCGGCGGCTTCTTCAAGCGCGAAGGCCGTCCGAGCGAGACGGCAACGCTCACCGCCCGCCTCATCGACCGCCCGATGCGTCCGACGCTGAACAGCGGCCTGCGCAACGAGATCCAGATCCTCATCCTCGCGATGTCCGCTGACCAGGTGAACCCGCCCGACGTGCTCGCCATCAACGGTGCGTCGATGGCCACCCTGCTCGCCGGCGTGCCGTTCGAGGGCCCGGTCGCCGGGCTGCGCCTCGCGATGGACCGCGACGGGCGCTGGACGCCCTTCCCGACGTTCGCGCTCCTCGCCGAGGAGGCCGTCTTCGACCTCGTCGTCGCCGGCAGGCTCAACGCCGAGACGGACGAGATCGACATCCTCATGGTCGAGGCGGAAGCGACCGAGCGGGTCACAGAGATCGTCGAGCTCGGCGGCCAGAGCCCGACCGAGGAGGTCCTCGGGCGGGCGCTCGAAGAGGCGCGGCCCCACCTGCGCCGCCTGTGCGAGGTGCAGCTCGAGCTGCTCGAGCAGGCAGGCGCCCGGCAGGTCGACTTCCCGCTCTATCCCGACTACGACCCCGCCGTCTACGACGCGGTCGCGAACAGCGTCACCGACGACCTCCGCGCGGTGCTCGCCGACGCGGGGCTGTCGAAGGCCGAGCGGGGCGCGAAGACGTCCGAGCTGCGCGAGGCGGCCATCGACGCGGCGTTCAACGACGCCGGGGAGCTGTCGGTGTCCGACGAGGAGCTCGAGCGGCAGGCGAAGAACGCCTTCCGCACCCTCGAGAAGAAGCTCATCCGCCAGCGCGTCGTCAACGAGGGTGTCCGCATCGACGGCCGTGGTCCCCGCGACATCCGCGAGCTGTCCGCCGAGGTCGGCCTGCTGCCGCGCGCGCACGGCTCGGGCCTGTTCCGCCGTGGCGAGACGCAGGTCCTCAACATCCTCACGCTCGGGATGCTCCGTGACGCCCAGCGCCTCGACACCATCGATCCCGACACCGAGAAGCGCTACATCCACCACTACAACTTCCTGCCGTTCTCCACGGGTGAGACGGGCTTCATGCGCGGCCCGAAGCGCCGGGAGATCGGCCACGGCGCCCTGGCGGAGCGGGCGCTGCTGCCGGTGATCCCCTCCGCCGAGGAGTTCCCCTACGCCCTGCGCCTGGTGAGCGAGGTGCTCGCCTCGAACGGTTCGACGTCCATGGCGAGCGTCTGCGCCTCGACCCTCGCCCTCATGGACGCCGGTGTGCCGATCGCCGGACCCGTCGGCGGCATCGCGATGGGACTCATCGCCGAGGACGGCAGGTACACGACGCTGACCGACATCCTCGGCGCCGAGGACGCCTTCGGCGACATGGACTTCAAGGTGGCCGGCACCCGCGAGTTCGTCACCGCCCTGCAGCTCGACACGAAGCTGTCGGGCATCCCCGCCGACGTGCTCGCCGGGGCGCTCACCCAGGCCAAGGAGGCCCGGCTCAGGATTCTCGACGTCATGCGCGACGCGATCGCCGAGCCGCGCGCCGAGATGAACCCCTACGCGCCCCGTGTCCTCGTCGAGTACATCCCCGCGGACAAGATCGGCGAGGTCATCGGCCCGAAGGGCAAGATCATCCGCGAGATCACCGACGAGACCGGCGCCCAGATCGACGTCGAGGACGCGGACGGCCGCGGCGTCGTGCACATCTACTCCTCCGACGGCGACAAGGCGCAGATGGCGCTCGACCGCATCAGGGCGATCGCGAACCCCGTCGTGCCGAAGGAGGGGGAGCGCTACTACGGCACGGTCGTGAAGACCGTCGACTTCGGCGCGTTCGTCTCGCTCACCCCCGGAAGCGACGGCCTCCTGCACATCTCCAAGCTCGGCGGCAACAAGCGCCTCGCCCACGCCGAGGAGGCCGTGCAGGTCGGTGACAAGATGTGGGTCGAGGTCCGTGAGGTGAAGGACGGCCGCAAGTTCTCCCTCGACATCGTCGAGGGAGGGCCCGATCAGCAAGCTCCCGCGGCGGTGAGCGCCCCCGCACCGACGCCGACCCCCGCTGGGCCGTCGGACACCGCTGCGGCGGGACCCGGCGAGAGCCGTGGCACGGGGCAGCGGGTGGAGCGGTCGCGTCAGCGCCCCGAGCGCGGCGGACGGGACGCGACCGGAGGGGACGCGGGGCCGGCGCGCACGCGCACCCGCGGCGCCGCTGCGGAGGGCGGACCGTCGGAGCCTGACGCCGGCGACGGCGACGTGGGTGAGGGCGAGCTGCGCCGGCGCCGGCGCCGCCGCCGCTGATGGGCGCGGCCGTGCAGGAGGGCGTGCGGGCGACGACGCTGCCCTCCGGCACCCGCATCGTCACGGAGGCGATGCCGGGGGTGCGCTCCGTCGCCGTCGGCTTCTGGATCGGCTGCGGGTCGCGTGACGAGCGCGGCCCTGTCGCCGGCGCGAGCCACTTCCTCGAGCATCTGCTGTTCAAGGGCACGCAGCGGCGCAGCGCGAAGGAGATCGCCGAGACCGTCGATGCCGTCGGCGGCGACCTCAACGCGTTCACGTCGAAGGAGTACACCTGCTTCTACGCCCGCTGCATCGACCGGGACCTCCCCCTCGCGGTGGACGTCCTCGGCGACATGATCACGTCCGCGCGCCTGCGCAGCGCGGACGTCGACGCCGAGCGGGACGTCGTGCTCGAGGAGATCTCGATGCACCTCGACACCCCCGACGACCTCGTCCACAGCGTGTTCAGCGCGGCGCACTTCGGCACGCACCCGCTCGGTCGCGAGGTGCTCGGCAGCGAGGCGAGCATCACGGCGATGCGCCGCGACCAGATCAACCGCTACTACCGGCGGCAGTACGTGCCGAGCAACCTCGTCGTCGCCGCCGCGGGCAGCCTCGACCATGACCGCGTCGTGCAGCTCGTCAGCGAGGCCCTCGCGGACGCGCGGGCCGGCGACGGCCGTTCGCGGCGCACCCCGCCGGAGGCTGCGGGCGAGCCCCGCACGGCGCTGCGCCACAAGCCGACGGAGCAGACCCATCTCGTCCTCGGCGGCCCCGGCCTGCGCCGGGCCGACGAGCGGCGGTGGGCGGCGGCCGTGCTCAACCAGGCGCTCGGCGGGGGGATGGCGAGCCGGCTCTTCCAGGAGGTCCGCGAGCGCCGGGGCCTCGTCTACACCGTGTACACCTACCACGGCATGCACGCCGACACCGGCACGTTCGCGGTGTACGCCGGCACCGCGCCGCACAAGGTCGACGAAGTCCTCCACACGGTGCGCACGGAGTTCGCGAAGGCGCTCGACGCGGGGCTCACCGAGGAGGAGCTCGACAGGGCGAAGGGCTCGGTCGCCGGGTCCATGATCCTCGGGCTCGAGGACACGGGCAGCCGCATGAACCGGCTCGGCAAGTCGGTGATCACCGGCACACCGCTGCTGACGCTCGACGAGATGATCGCCGCGGTGGGCGCCGTGTCCCTGTACGACGTCGCCGCCGTCGGGCAGCTGCTGCTCGGAGGGCCCTTCACCCTCGCCATGGTCGGACCGGTGGAGGGCAGCGACGAGGAGGCGCTGGCCGCCTACGCCTCGCCCACGGCGGCGTGATCCGCGTCGCGGTGATCGGTGCCGCCGGCCGCATGGGGTCGGCGGTGTGCGCCGCCGTCGGGGCCGACCCCGACTGCGAGCTCGTCGCCCGCGTGGGGTCGGGGGACTCCCTCGACACCGTGCTCGACGCCGGCGCGGACGTCGCCGTGGAGTTCACCGTCCCCGCAAGCGTGAAGCGCAACGTCGCCTGGCTGCTGGAGCGGGGGGTGCACACCGTCGTCGGGGCCACGGGTCTGTCCGACGCCGACCTGGCCGACCTCGAACGGCTCACCGGACCCGCCAACCTGTTCTTCGCCCCGAACTTCGCCGTCGGCGCCGTGCTGGCGATGCAGCTCGCCGCCCAGGCGGCTCGGCACCTGCCGCGGGTGGAGATCATCGAGCTGCACCACGACCGCAAGGTGGACGCGCCGAGCGGGACCGCGCTGCGCACGGCAAGGCTCGTCGCCGAGGCGCGCCGGGAAGCCGGGGAGGTGCCGGGTCCGCCCGACCATCCCGCGCGTGGCCTCGTCGTCGACGGTGTGCCGGTGCACAGCGTCCGGCTGCCCGGCGTCGTCGCGAGCCAGGAGATCGTCTTCGGCGGCCCCGGCCAGACGCTCACGATCCGCCACGACTGCCTCGACCGCTCGTCGTTCATGCCCGGGGTGCTGCTCGCCATCCGCCAGGTCGCCACCCGCCCGGGAATGACCGTCGGCCTCGAGTCGCTGCTGTAGAAGACGCCCCGCAACGTCGCCCGCGTGCGACAATCGGTTGCGACCCGATCACCGAGGCGTCTTTGGGAGGAACCGATGTTGGAGAGCCGCAACCCCGCCCTGCGCCGAGTGGCGCCCCCCGGCGGGCACTGGTCGCCGAGCGTCGACCAGGAACACGTCGACGCGGAGTTCAACGCGCTCGCATCGGGTCTCGTGCGC
Coding sequences within it:
- a CDS encoding pitrilysin family protein is translated as MGAAVQEGVRATTLPSGTRIVTEAMPGVRSVAVGFWIGCGSRDERGPVAGASHFLEHLLFKGTQRRSAKEIAETVDAVGGDLNAFTSKEYTCFYARCIDRDLPLAVDVLGDMITSARLRSADVDAERDVVLEEISMHLDTPDDLVHSVFSAAHFGTHPLGREVLGSEASITAMRRDQINRYYRRQYVPSNLVVAAAGSLDHDRVVQLVSEALADARAGDGRSRRTPPEAAGEPRTALRHKPTEQTHLVLGGPGLRRADERRWAAAVLNQALGGGMASRLFQEVRERRGLVYTVYTYHGMHADTGTFAVYAGTAPHKVDEVLHTVRTEFAKALDAGLTEEELDRAKGSVAGSMILGLEDTGSRMNRLGKSVITGTPLLTLDEMIAAVGAVSLYDVAAVGQLLLGGPFTLAMVGPVEGSDEEALAAYASPTAA
- a CDS encoding polyribonucleotide nucleotidyltransferase, producing MGTLGTYEVSTKIGDAEIRFETGKLAGQAGGAVVAHIGETILHVTTTTSSRPKEHLDFLPLTVDYEERMYAAGKIPGGFFKREGRPSETATLTARLIDRPMRPTLNSGLRNEIQILILAMSADQVNPPDVLAINGASMATLLAGVPFEGPVAGLRLAMDRDGRWTPFPTFALLAEEAVFDLVVAGRLNAETDEIDILMVEAEATERVTEIVELGGQSPTEEVLGRALEEARPHLRRLCEVQLELLEQAGARQVDFPLYPDYDPAVYDAVANSVTDDLRAVLADAGLSKAERGAKTSELREAAIDAAFNDAGELSVSDEELERQAKNAFRTLEKKLIRQRVVNEGVRIDGRGPRDIRELSAEVGLLPRAHGSGLFRRGETQVLNILTLGMLRDAQRLDTIDPDTEKRYIHHYNFLPFSTGETGFMRGPKRREIGHGALAERALLPVIPSAEEFPYALRLVSEVLASNGSTSMASVCASTLALMDAGVPIAGPVGGIAMGLIAEDGRYTTLTDILGAEDAFGDMDFKVAGTREFVTALQLDTKLSGIPADVLAGALTQAKEARLRILDVMRDAIAEPRAEMNPYAPRVLVEYIPADKIGEVIGPKGKIIREITDETGAQIDVEDADGRGVVHIYSSDGDKAQMALDRIRAIANPVVPKEGERYYGTVVKTVDFGAFVSLTPGSDGLLHISKLGGNKRLAHAEEAVQVGDKMWVEVREVKDGRKFSLDIVEGGPDQQAPAAVSAPAPTPTPAGPSDTAAAGPGESRGTGQRVERSRQRPERGGRDATGGDAGPARTRTRGAAAEGGPSEPDAGDGDVGEGELRRRRRRRR
- the dapB gene encoding 4-hydroxy-tetrahydrodipicolinate reductase, whose product is MIRVAVIGAAGRMGSAVCAAVGADPDCELVARVGSGDSLDTVLDAGADVAVEFTVPASVKRNVAWLLERGVHTVVGATGLSDADLADLERLTGPANLFFAPNFAVGAVLAMQLAAQAARHLPRVEIIELHHDRKVDAPSGTALRTARLVAEARREAGEVPGPPDHPARGLVVDGVPVHSVRLPGVVASQEIVFGGPGQTLTIRHDCLDRSSFMPGVLLAIRQVATRPGMTVGLESLL